In Eubalaena glacialis isolate mEubGla1 chromosome 4, mEubGla1.1.hap2.+ XY, whole genome shotgun sequence, the genomic window tttatttttttataaatttatttatttatttatttttggctgcgttgggtcttcgttgctgcgcacgggctttctcttgttgcgctgagcaggggctactcttcgttgtggtgcgtgggcttcttattgcagtgtcttctcttgtcgCATACACAGGctttaggtgcgcgggcttcagtagttgtggcactcaggctcagtagttgtggctctcagggtctagagctcaggctcagtagttacggtgcatgggcttagttgctccgcggcatgtgggatcttcccggaccagggctcgaacccgtgtcccctgcattggcaggcggattcttaacccctgtgccaccagggaagtcctcatttctaattttattgatttgagtcctctctctctttttcttgatgagtctggctaatggtttatcaattttgtttatcttttcaaagaactagcttttagttttattgatctttgctattgttttctttgtttctatttcatttattttgctctgatctttatgatttctttccttctgctaactttgggttttgtttgttcttctttctctagttcctttaggtgtaaggttagattatttgagatttttcgtgtttcttgaggtaggcttgtatagctataaacttccctcttagaactgcttttgctgcatcccataggttttggatcatcatgttttcattgtcatttgtctctaggtattttttgacttcctctttgatttcttcaatgatctcttggttatttagtaacgtattgtttagcctccatgtgtttttgttttttacatttttttccctgtaattgatttctaatctcatagcatggtcagtaaagatgcttgatatgatttcaattttctccaatttactgaggcttgatttgtgacccaagaggtgatctatcctggagaatgttccgtgcgcacttgagaagaaagtgtaatctgctgttttcagatggaatgtcctataaatatcaattaaatctatctggtctattgtgtcatttaaagcttgtgtttccttatttattttcattttggatgatctgtccattggtgtaagtgaggtgttaaagtcccccactattattgtgtaactgtcgatttcctcttttagagctgttagcagttgccttatgtattgaggtgttcctatgttgggtgcatatatatttataattgttatatcttgttcttggattgatcccttgatcattatttagtgtccttcctcatctcttgtaacattctttattttaaagtctattttatctgatatgagtattgctactccagctttcttttgatttccatttgcatggaatatctttttccatcccctcactttcagtctgtatgtgtccctaggtctgaagtgggcctcttgtagacagcatatatatgggtcttgtttttgtatccattcagcaagcctgtgtcttttggttggagcatttaatccattcacgtttaaggtagttattgatatgtatgttcctatgaccattttcttaattgttttgggtttgtttttgtaggtccttttcttctcttgtgtgtcccacttagagaagttcctttagcatttgttgtagagctggtttggtggtgctgaattctcttcgcttttgcttgtctgtaaagcttttgatttctctatcgaatctgaatgagatccttgccgggtagagtaatcttgcttgtaggttcttccctttcatcactttaagtgcatcatgccactcccttctggcttgtggagtttctgctgacaaatcagctgttaaccttatgggagttcccttgtatgttatttgtcgtttttcccttgctgctttcaataatttttctttgtttttaatttttgccaatttgattattatgtgtctcggcatgtttctccttgggtttatcctgtacgggactcgctgtgcttcctggactggggtggctatttcctttcccatgttagggaagttttcgactataatctcttcaaatattttctctggtcctttctctctctcttctccttctgggacccctataatgcgaatgttgttgtgcttaatgttgtcccagaggtctcttaggctgtcttcatttcttttcattcttttttctttattctgttctgcagcagtgaattccaccattctgtcttccaggtcacttatccgtaaTAATagcagttattctgctattgattccttctagtgtagttttcatttcagttattgtattgttcatctctgtttgtttgttctttaattcttctaggtctttgttaaacattttttgcatcttctcgatctttgcctccattctttttccgaggtcctggatcatctccactatcatttttctgaattctttttctggaaggttgcctatgtccacttcatttagttgtttttctggggttttatcttgttccttcatctggtacatagccctctgccttttcatcttgtctctctttctgtgaatgtggtttttgttccacaggctgcaggattgtagttcttcttgcttctgctgtctgccctctggtgaatcTGTTGTCCTTAGTTTTTAGTGGCAAGTAAATGTGCacaaaatatttgcttttgtttttcttcttttttttttttttacttttcattttatatggaaattttcaaacataccaaAAGTGTACAGTGTAATTACCCCCTATGTGTTGTTTTATCAGgactctttcctcctccccaaatggacaattttaaagcaaatcccagacattgtGTCATTTCATCCATAAATGCATCACTATATATCCTTAGAGATAAGAACTCTTTTCTTcacataaccacaataccattataaCACCTAAAAAAATGGACAGTTTCTTAATATCATGTACTATTCAGTCGGTGTTCACATTTTACTGATTGTCTCATAAATGCTTTTTACAGTTGGTTTATTTGAATCAGGATCAAATGAGGCCCACTGTTGCATTAGGTAGATGTGTCTCTTAAATCTTTCAGTCTGTAATGgttttccctctcctcctttttcAAGGCTGTTTGTCAGAGAAACAGGGTCATTCGTCTTCTAGACTTTTCTACATACTGGATCTGGCCAGCTGCATCTTGTAGTGGTGTTCAACATGCCCTTCTGTCCTCTGCATTTTCTGTAATGTGGTCCATCTGCAGGCTTAACCTGATCCAAGTTTGTTTTTCTGCAAGACTACCTGAGCAGTGGTGCTGTGTACACACCTATTTCATCACCTCAAGATTGTCTCTCTTTTTGAGATTTTAAGGTTACTCCGTGGACTCAGGTGTTGTCAGGTGATCCAGTTGTTAGAAAGTTCCCTATCACCTATCCTTTCACCTAACGTTTTTAGCAACAACTGATGATCATTGTACTAAATCTTATTTCACTAAGAGCTTTAAGATGCGTTTCTAAATCTGTTACTGTTTCTGTGTTTATGAGCtggaattattttataaagtagAACTTTTCCTCATTGACTATTTGGTTTCcctgaaatattttgtttatagaAAAGGCAAGACAAATGCTTGAATCTTGCCTTTATTTACCAATTTTCAGACTGGGTCCCCTCATTTCCTCCAAAAGTGacaaaaaaggttttattttcctttgagcaTCATTATGAACTCATAGATCTTAACAAATATGACATGTTTCCAGTGTTTCCATTCATTTCCATCATTATTCTCTTAATGATTTTTGGCCAGTGGGGAGCTCTCTTTGGATCAACTTCAGGGTCTTTCTGACCTGACCCTAATGTTCTTTGAAGACGTTCAAGACTCCTCTTGTGTTTTTCCTCCCCCCAGATCTGGAACCAGCCATTTCTTTAAGGAGCACTTCTTTTCATGATGTGCGTTTGCATTTGAGACAGTGGAGTATTCCTGTAATGTTGCTGTTTTCTGCTTAGAGTTAGTATGTTTCCATCATTTTTCCATCATCCTCTTTAGTTCTCTTTAGCCTGTCGTGTTGAGTCACTCGTGGAGAAAGGCAGGGTACATCTCTCCTGCTGTGTGTGTGAATGTAGGCAAGGTCCTGGGACTTCTGCTTTCTTAATTCCCAAAAAGCATGAGCCCTATAGGCCAGTGCTCTGAGTCGGAACCAAGGCTGGCATGTTGTGGGAGGATGAAATGGTATAACTTCCAGGATCACATGGGACCTCGAGAGAGCATCTGGTCACCACTCTGCTTCCAGGCCAGATCTCGTCAAAGTCAGAAAAAGCACTGTGCCTGACTAACTAATTTTTAACAATCTCCAGAGTTAGAGTCCACATTTAAGCTCATTAGCAATACGCTATGTTCAACAACAAAATTACTCTAGAGCCATTTTAGAGAAACCTAAATTAAGTGAAACTTAGCAACAAGTGTGAGAACCAATTTTAGGACCtgacttagtttttttttttttttaaaccataacttaagaataaaaacacagatggGTTACAAGAGCTTTTCGTACACTGACAGGCACTTTCTCCTTGACCTATGAGTTGGGCTAGGACTAAAGGAAAAGCAAGATACCCAAACTCAAATTTCAACCTAAGGGGCTTGAGCTAGTTGGATTTATGTAGTCACCTGGAAttggttttgttctttctttttttttttaaaatttatttatttatttatttttggctgtgttgggtcttcatttctatgcgagggctttctctagttgcggcaagcaggggccattcttcatcgcggtgcgcggacctctcactgtcgtggcctctcttgttgcggagcacaggctccagacgcgcaggctcagcaattgtggctcatgggcccagttgctccgcggcatgtgggatcttcccagaccagggctcgaacccgtgtcccctgcattggcaggcagattctcaaccactgcgccaccagggaagcccttgttcttTCTTTGATGTTGGTATatagttaaacaaacaaacaaaatttgctGACATTCTGTAATCCCATAAAAGCCAAAATATCAAACCTATGGTGGCAAGAAAACGTGACACCTTAGGTAATGATATTTAATCAAGGGATTATGCATTCTTCCTGGGCTCCAGCCTATAAAATGTCATATTCCAGTGGGTATAATGTTTCTGTCATAAACACCATACTGCCTAAGAAGGCCTAGCCAGGgaagaaatttttgaaaacaaatactTATTCCCAAAGTACTAAATACAGAGTAAAGCCTAATGagagtttaattttcagaccaaGTGATGGCATCTAAGAGCTTAGTTATGAGTGTTCAGTAGTTTTCAAGAGGTGTCACTCCTCTAGGTCATGTCCTGATGCtcacgtgtgtgtgcacacatgcgtgCATGCACTTTTCTCCCTTCCATGCGTGGCAGGAGTCCTCAGTCTGGCCAGGTCCCCAAAGCTACAGCAGAGAGTCATGTTATTTTAAGGTTCCTGTGGGTCAGCGTTTTTGAGGACACATATCTTTGTGGCCTTAAAATGCCAgaactcattcattcttttcttctgcttcccaCACATTCTTGACCTCGAGGGTAGCCTCACTTCCCACAGGGTCTGTTGTACCAGGATCAGGCCCCCATGTGACTGGATCAAGATGTACAGAGTGAATTAGATGCTTCGAAAGGGGAAGGAAGCGATACTTTGGGAAACGGTTGTGAATTTGAAGTTTGATTTACGGCTCTGAATACTGGGGCCCTGTACCTTACAGCCTCTTCGTGTCCCTCATCACACTGAAAAAGCAAACACTGCTAAATGTTTAGGAAGGGAAGAGGAAcagattccattttaatttaaaatgattgaGAGTGAGCAAAAAGCAAACCACATTGAAGTGGTAGGGGAAGAATAATAATTTCTTACACTGATAAATTTTTGAAGTTTACAAAGTGAACATATATCCTATTTAACATGTGATGCTCCTGGCTGCCAGATTTGTAGGCCAAACAGGTATTGGGATCCGATTTTAATGATTCTGAGACTGAGTTCAGAGCAGTTAAGTGACTCCTGGTAGAGCCAGTATTAGAATGCAAATCTGTGATTAAAAGCCAACTTAAGGTCCATACCTACCACATGTGGGGCAGGGTACTGCAGACTCAGAGTTAAATAGGAACAGTTTCCTACCCTTGGAGAACAATCTAGCTGTATATGTGTACTCAGAGGCTCATCactgcagattttttaaaaattaatttttattggagtatagttgctttacaatgttgtgttagtttctgctgtacagcaaagtgaatcagctatatgtgtacatatatcccatctgttttggatttccttcccatttaggtcaccacagagcactgagtagagttccctgtgctatacagtaggttctcattagttatctattttatacatagtagtgtatatatgtcaaccccaatctcccaattcatcccatcccctccttctccccttggTATTCATACATTTGTTCCTTATGTCTGTGAAAATGATACAGATCACTGCAGATTTTTTGTTCTTCCCCTGTGACAGATCTGCCAGATCACCCCTTTACCCTCAGGGGACCCACTCATGCTCTTGCTGAGGTCATCTGACCTCAAGCTTTCACTACCAGGCCCTGTTCTACTGTGTATCGGTTGGTGCTACTTTaggtttgcttttcattttggaaatagatgccaatttattgtattttattttctagttctagaatttccattggTTGGTTTCGttgctattttctattttttcgtTCATTTCAATGAaacctttttcttcccttcattgAGCATAGTTGCAACATACCCTTTAAAATccttatctgctaattccaacatcCGGGTCATCTTGAGATTGGTTTCCATtgattgtctttttctcttgataCTGGGTCACACTTTCCTGATTCTCTTTGTATCAAATGATTTTGAATTGTCTGCTGGACATTATCCTACTGTAAAGACtcaagattttgttttatttctccaaagaatgttGGTGTTTTTGCTTTAGCAGGCAGTTAATTTGGTTGAACTCAAACTGCAAACGTTTCCTCTTGAGCAAGAAGTTCAAATAGCACTTCCGTTCTTTTAACACGTTATTGACccggggatttttgcagaaactaacacctgtGGCCAAAATACGTCTCCAGTCAAAAATGTGTTAACTCTAGCAGAGCTGCTTCACATCTTCCCTGAGTGTGCAGGTTCTAGAGTCAACCCAAGCCTGGGGCAGAATTTCCACTGGAATTTGGTGCTCTCTCTATCCCTctctgactttttcttttctgggatTCTCTCCTCACTTTCCAGTGATTGTAGTTGCCCTGAACTCTTTCCTCTGGTTCTTCAGGCAATAGAGACTACGGGTTTTCTATCTGAGTTTCAACCATCTTTTGTGGCACTGACTTTGGCCTTCTCTCAAGCTAAAAGCCACTGAAAACAAGGAACCCACCGGTTGCCATCCTTTCTTTGAAGATCCGTCCCTCCCCTCCCTGACATGACCCTGTGAACCTAAATAACTTCAGGTCATTGATTTGGGGGAGGAAAGGGATCCAGAGTTGgtaattttttgtaattttaatctAGGGTCTGGTAGGACCTTACAGAAGCAGAACTATCTCTTTTATTGCATTATGCCTCTCTGTGTAAGTTTTTGTTTGCAGGAAGGTTCCactactgaaaaataaaaccGAAAGCTTAAAAATCCGCTGTACTTACCCAATTTCCAGCCAGTTTTCATTCCTCTAACATCACTTCTGAGTGATGTGTGTATCCAGCCTTTGTGGCCAATGCCTCCAGGGATAGAAACCTCATCCTTTTCCCCCTGTGGTTTCTCTCCCCGCTCCTCAGCTTGCCAAGGCCCAGCGAAGGCTCTCTGTCCGAGTCTCCTCAGTGACAGAACGTTAGCAAAGCTCCTGGGAAGGAAAAGCTGGTTGAGTTCCAGCAGCTAAGTGCTGCATTTCTTTGATGAACATTTCAAATGGATGTTTTTGGTGGAGGAGGGTGATAAAAGAAGGACGTTTGCAACTGACTTCTGGTTGATACTCAAAAGAGCCTGGTTGGCCTGGCATCTGCCTGCATGCATGTGGCATTTTGGAACTGAGCTGAGGAAGGCCACTGGCCTAGGACATCTGCTGCGTTGGCCCGCTAAGGAAGGAGACAGGAAGATGACGGTGTGGTAGGTACCTTGTGGTTACATTAGTCGATAACCTGAGACTGTGGCTTGGACCCAGATATGACGAGAGATTTGGGACATTCTACTGTGTAAACAAACTGAAGCTAGTAAAGGAAAGCTACTGTCACATGGATAACGGTCATGGAAATGGGTGCCCTCGGTCCTACTCAAGTTCACCTGTAGCTCCATAACCTTTAAGATGTTCCCTCAACTTTCTATGTGGATTTTTCCACAAGGAAGAATGGATTTCAAGGGGTGGCCACAAGCTAAATGGAGAAAATGTATACATGCAGACATACGGACGAAAGAGAAGTCACATAGCCTGGGAGTGATTTGTTTATATAGACAGTGGCTCGTATAGAAAAGAAGTCACGGCTCTTTTCTTTCACATCACGTCCTCAGCCTTTCCTGATGTCTGCAGATCTCTGAAAGTGTATCGTTCACCTCATATCTCTGAGGAGCAGAGTTTGAAAAGGGTTTGCTGTGCcagaacaaaatgtggtacactACTCTGAGTTAGCTAATTCCCTGATAAAGTCTGTGATCCCCTTGTGTATCACCTGCTCTTTACCACCCACTCTcctaggaagaaaacagaaagcaaaagtaAAGTGTACTCTCTCCTTGtctcttttgcctttttaattcatttaaaaatttttacttttcagagtCAGAAGCAACAAATGATACTCTGGGTCCCCGGACATTTTTTCTCAGGAATCCCAATGATATATTTGAACCAATCCCACTGAAGGAGGATGAGGACCAAAATGAAAGTGAATTCACAGAAGACAGATTAAGCTCCGGCAATAGAAGCAGTCCTCCTCAAAAATTACCCCCCGCGTTCATCTCAAAAGATGCCTCAGGATATCTGACCAGCACCTGGTTGACTGTCTTTATCCCCTCCGTCTACACCGGCGTGTTCCTCGTAAGCCTTCCTCTAAACATCATGGCCATCATCGTGTTTATCTTGAAGATGAAGATCAAGAAGCCCGCCGTGGTGTACATGCTGCACCTGGCCATGGCAGACGTGCTCTTTGTGTCTGTGCTCCCATTTAAGATCAGCTACTACTTTTCCGGAAGTGACTGGAGATTTGGGTCTGCCATGTGCCGCTTCATCACCGCGGCGTTCTACTGTAACATGTATGCCTCTATCATGCTCATGACGGTCATCAGCATTGACCGGTTCCTGGCTGTGGTATACCCCATGCAGTCGCTCTCCTGGCGTACTCTGGGGAGGGCTTCCTTTACCTGTCTGGCCATCTGGGCCATGGCCATCGCGGGGGTGGTACCTCTGCTCCTCAAGGAGCAGACCACCCAGGTCCCGGGGCTCAACATAACCACCTGTCACGATGTGCTCAACCAAACGCTGCTCGAAGGCTACTACTCATATTACTTCTCGGCCTTCTCTGCCGTCTTCTTTTTTGTGCCGTTGATCATTTCCACAGTCTGTTACGTGTCTATCATCCGATCTCTTAGCTCTTCCGCGGTTGCCAACCAGAGCAAGAAGTCCCGGGCTTTGTTCTTGTCAGCTGCTGTTTTCTGCATCTTCATCCTTTGCTTTGGACCCACAAACGTCCTGCTGATTGTACATTACGCATTGCTTTCCCATAATTCCATGACAGAGGCTGCCTACTTTGCCtacctcctgtgtgtctgtgtcagcAGCATAAGCTGTTGCATTGACCCCTTGATTTACTACTATGCTTCCTCTGAGTGCCAGAGGTACCTCTACAGTATCTTATGCTGCAAAGAAAGTTCAGATCCCAGCAGTTGTAACAGCAGCGGTCAGTTGATGGCAAGTAAAATGGACACCTGCTCTAGTA contains:
- the F2R gene encoding proteinase-activated receptor 1 translates to MGPRWLLLVAAGLSLCGPLLSARARGPKPESEATNDTLGPRTFFLRNPNDIFEPIPLKEDEDQNESEFTEDRLSSGNRSSPPQKLPPAFISKDASGYLTSTWLTVFIPSVYTGVFLVSLPLNIMAIIVFILKMKIKKPAVVYMLHLAMADVLFVSVLPFKISYYFSGSDWRFGSAMCRFITAAFYCNMYASIMLMTVISIDRFLAVVYPMQSLSWRTLGRASFTCLAIWAMAIAGVVPLLLKEQTTQVPGLNITTCHDVLNQTLLEGYYSYYFSAFSAVFFFVPLIISTVCYVSIIRSLSSSAVANQSKKSRALFLSAAVFCIFILCFGPTNVLLIVHYALLSHNSMTEAAYFAYLLCVCVSSISCCIDPLIYYYASSECQRYLYSILCCKESSDPSSCNSSGQLMASKMDTCSSNLNSSIYKKLLT